A window of Infirmifilum lucidum contains these coding sequences:
- a CDS encoding NAD(P)/FAD-dependent oxidoreductase, producing MSTRGGVERVAIVGGGPAGAFLARLLVDAGYKVKVFEGAPRYAFKACGWGVPHTIERVFRIPEDIVLVKITGYEVYVGERLSKTGRGRFYGYIIDKERLISSLLEGVDVERRWVDPGRLHGFDLVVDARGHAAYGGRKALALQVEGRVREYPGDAIRIHFLPDLVGYAWVFPLGDGKAKVGVGGIAGRDRLLGHLRSLARTIGLETGGSVMGSAVASGGLRLEGDGIVRIGEAAGAVMPLSGEGIRPSMITARALFESVLGRRSFQDVISGYGLDFNIQVQLGVLRALERSTPAGRIEIFEKAPVEVLECVTAGCVTKSFLAGALARWPGFFLKVARLGGLGGLARGSGGLFAGDQEDATL from the coding sequence ATGAGCACAAGAGGAGGAGTTGAGAGAGTAGCCATTGTAGGAGGGGGGCCTGCTGGTGCTTTCCTCGCCAGGCTACTCGTCGATGCCGGTTACAAGGTTAAAGTCTTCGAGGGAGCTCCAAGGTATGCCTTCAAGGCTTGTGGCTGGGGAGTGCCTCACACTATTGAAAGAGTGTTCAGGATACCTGAAGACATAGTGCTAGTGAAGATCACCGGCTATGAGGTATACGTTGGGGAGAGGCTTTCCAAGACTGGCAGGGGGAGATTCTACGGATATATAATCGACAAGGAGAGGCTTATCAGCTCTCTCCTGGAGGGGGTAGACGTCGAGAGGAGGTGGGTTGATCCTGGGAGACTACACGGCTTTGACCTTGTCGTCGATGCCCGGGGCCACGCGGCTTATGGCGGCAGGAAAGCGCTAGCGCTCCAAGTTGAGGGCAGAGTCAGGGAGTACCCTGGAGACGCAATTCGAATACACTTCCTACCAGACCTGGTCGGGTACGCTTGGGTTTTCCCACTCGGGGATGGTAAAGCAAAGGTTGGCGTTGGGGGAATCGCTGGCAGGGATCGCTTGCTCGGCCATCTGAGATCCCTGGCGAGAACTATTGGGCTGGAAACGGGGGGTTCTGTAATGGGTAGTGCTGTCGCCTCGGGCGGGCTACGCCTGGAGGGGGACGGTATAGTCAGGATAGGCGAAGCCGCTGGGGCGGTAATGCCTCTCTCAGGAGAGGGCATTAGGCCTTCAATGATCACCGCAAGGGCGCTATTCGAGAGCGTCCTAGGCAGGAGGAGTTTCCAGGATGTAATCTCGGGCTATGGCCTCGACTTCAATATCCAAGTCCAGCTCGGAGTACTGAGGGCCCTCGAGAGGAGTACTCCTGCTGGTCGGATCGAGATATTCGAGAAGGCGCCAGTAGAAGTGCTGGAGTGTGTGACTGCAGGGTGCGTGACTAAGTCCTTTCTAGCTGGGGCTCTTGCGAGGTGGCCGGGCTTCTTCCTGAAGGTCGCTAGGCTGGGCGGCCTAGGCGGGCTTGCAAGGGGTTCGGGGGGCCTGTTCGCAGGCGATCAAGAAGACGCCACACTCTGA
- the alaXM gene encoding alanyl-tRNA editing protein AlaXM: protein MPKLLYQFDSYMREFEATVTRIEGNKVFLDQTAFHPGPSGGLDTDKGWLELPTGERVEVLQAVEESGDVAHVVSTPLNLQPGARVKGLLDWERRYRMMRLHTASHVLAAVLYNRYGAMVTGGHIQPEGARDDFDLPGVVDWKAALAEAIAETNGILKKCIEVKVYWLKRDEALKIPGIVKLAGRLPPEVDEIRVVEIPGIDIQADGGPHVKNTCEVGEVILQKTESKGAKRKRVYYTVAP from the coding sequence ATGCCGAAGCTACTCTACCAGTTTGACAGCTACATGAGAGAGTTTGAGGCTACTGTCACTAGGATTGAAGGCAACAAGGTTTTCCTTGACCAGACAGCATTTCACCCCGGGCCGAGCGGTGGCCTGGACACAGACAAGGGCTGGCTCGAGCTCCCAACTGGCGAGAGAGTTGAGGTACTCCAGGCCGTAGAAGAAAGCGGAGACGTGGCACACGTGGTCTCAACCCCGCTAAACCTCCAGCCCGGAGCACGCGTGAAAGGGTTGCTGGACTGGGAGCGGAGGTACAGGATGATGAGGCTGCACACCGCCAGCCACGTCCTAGCGGCAGTCCTCTACAACAGGTACGGGGCCATGGTCACTGGCGGGCACATCCAGCCTGAAGGCGCGCGCGACGACTTCGACCTACCGGGTGTAGTCGACTGGAAAGCGGCTCTCGCCGAAGCCATAGCCGAGACCAACGGCATCTTGAAGAAGTGTATAGAGGTGAAGGTATACTGGCTGAAGAGGGACGAAGCCCTAAAGATCCCGGGCATCGTGAAGCTAGCTGGCAGGCTCCCGCCAGAAGTGGATGAGATAAGAGTAGTAGAGATTCCTGGTATAGACATCCAGGCAGACGGCGGCCCCCACGTCAAGAATACTTGTGAAGTCGGAGAGGTCATACTCCAGAAGACAGAGAGCAAGGGCGCGAAGCGCAAGCGCGTCTACTATACTGTGGCACCGTAA
- the radA gene encoding DNA repair and recombination protein RadA, whose translation MHDIDELAGVENIGKVTIAKLKALGIEHVEDLVLFNPEELEELAGIDFERALRIVRAARRIAGWETKAYTGREYAALLQKRDALSSGVASIDELMGGGFTVYDIYEFAGEFGTGKTQLCHQLAVTVQLPPARGGLGGGAVYVDTEGTFSPERIEGIGERFGVEDPLSGIYVVRPLSVDELEEFVVRGLPKVLKSGARLVVIDSVIALYRAQFRGREWLAMRQQRINYMLDWLKRLSRLYGTVTVITNQVVSVPSAWGVAVKLPAGGNIIAHASTHRFLMKRTGETFLVEVLDSPRLPRGASAEFAIARDGLRDAR comes from the coding sequence ATGCACGACATCGATGAACTTGCCGGTGTGGAGAACATCGGCAAGGTCACCATCGCCAAGCTTAAGGCTCTGGGGATCGAGCACGTCGAGGATCTAGTTCTCTTCAACCCCGAGGAGCTCGAGGAGCTGGCTGGAATCGATTTTGAACGTGCACTTAGGATCGTTCGTGCAGCCAGGCGCATTGCGGGGTGGGAGACAAAAGCATATACTGGGAGGGAGTACGCCGCACTCCTCCAAAAGAGAGACGCGCTGTCGTCGGGCGTGGCTTCTATTGATGAACTAATGGGAGGCGGCTTCACGGTCTACGATATCTACGAGTTCGCGGGCGAGTTCGGCACGGGCAAGACACAGCTATGCCACCAGCTCGCAGTCACGGTTCAGCTCCCCCCGGCTAGGGGCGGTCTCGGGGGTGGAGCAGTCTACGTGGACACGGAGGGAACCTTCAGCCCCGAGAGAATAGAGGGCATCGGGGAGAGGTTTGGCGTGGAGGATCCTTTGTCGGGAATATACGTCGTAAGGCCTCTTAGCGTCGACGAGCTCGAGGAATTCGTCGTGAGGGGCCTGCCAAAGGTTCTCAAGTCTGGGGCCCGGCTAGTGGTGATAGACAGCGTCATCGCCCTGTACAGGGCCCAGTTCCGGGGGAGGGAGTGGCTTGCCATGAGGCAGCAGCGCATCAACTACATGCTCGACTGGCTGAAGAGGCTGTCAAGGCTGTACGGGACTGTGACAGTTATAACAAACCAGGTCGTGAGCGTCCCAAGCGCGTGGGGCGTGGCGGTAAAACTCCCTGCTGGCGGGAACATTATCGCGCATGCCAGCACGCACCGCTTCCTAATGAAGAGGACTGGTGAGACATTCCTCGTGGAGGTCTTGGACAGCCCCCGGTTGCCCAGGGGTGCTAGCGCGGAGTTTGCAATAGCTAGGGACGGCCTCCGAGATGCCAGGTAG
- a CDS encoding class I SAM-dependent DNA methyltransferase, producing MSEEVIRVFSENAEAYDSWYRTDAGKVVLEAEAKLLETYLPEGTGIDVGAGTGVFAEKLSRNREIVCLDPSESMLRLARERCMHSIVGVGEYPPLRSRSVDFAYMVTVVEFLEDPSSIFKAIGSLLKEKGVLVVLSIERESPWGRLYMRLAAERADPVLSKARFYTRREVEEILLASGFAVRGRASTLDYEPLTVPEGEPRRYIEEECSECGVFLIACEQAPRTPCKPA from the coding sequence GTGAGCGAAGAAGTAATCCGGGTTTTCTCGGAGAACGCTGAAGCCTACGACTCCTGGTATAGAACCGACGCGGGCAAAGTCGTCCTTGAGGCAGAGGCAAAACTCCTAGAAACGTACCTGCCCGAGGGCACCGGGATAGACGTGGGAGCCGGCACCGGAGTCTTCGCGGAAAAGCTCTCCAGGAATCGGGAGATCGTGTGTTTAGACCCCTCTGAGTCCATGTTACGACTCGCTAGAGAGAGGTGCATGCACTCGATTGTAGGCGTAGGCGAGTACCCGCCGCTCAGGAGCAGATCAGTGGACTTCGCCTACATGGTGACTGTAGTGGAGTTTCTCGAAGACCCCAGCAGTATATTTAAGGCCATAGGGAGCTTGCTCAAAGAGAAAGGAGTACTAGTGGTTCTGTCCATAGAGAGGGAGAGCCCCTGGGGGCGGCTCTACATGAGGCTCGCCGCAGAGAGAGCAGACCCGGTACTCTCGAAAGCAAGGTTCTACACGAGACGCGAAGTCGAAGAAATCCTCCTCGCGTCCGGCTTCGCCGTAAGGGGCAGGGCGTCGACCCTAGACTACGAGCCCCTAACAGTCCCGGAGGGCGAGCCGAGACGGTACATAGAGGAGGAGTGCTCAGAGTGTGGCGTCTTCTTGATCGCCTGCGAACAGGCCCCCCGAACCCCTTGCAAGCCCGCCTAG
- a CDS encoding transcriptional regulator, protein MDKDRLVGIVLTLLSLSIGATYTYALFFAGDETSMLVLKLTALATVGSFLLVLLVIGVSLVLYPPPVKVEEIERKLSEELRKLKEKGYPFPWVQ, encoded by the coding sequence GTGGACAAGGACAGGCTTGTAGGCATAGTACTCACGCTACTCTCACTCTCCATCGGAGCAACTTACACGTATGCTCTATTCTTCGCGGGCGATGAGACAAGCATGCTTGTCTTGAAGCTGACTGCCCTTGCCACAGTAGGCTCCTTCCTCCTAGTACTCCTAGTTATCGGCGTGTCTCTAGTGCTCTACCCGCCCCCCGTTAAGGTAGAGGAAATCGAGAGGAAGCTCTCGGAGGAGCTCAGGAAGCTCAAGGAGAAAGGCTACCCGTTCCCCTGGGTGCAATAA
- a CDS encoding energy-coupling factor ABC transporter ATP-binding protein: protein MLTAEGVWVSLPGVGSVLKEVSLEVRAGEITGLLGPNGAGKTTLILAMAGLLKIERGRILLDGRDLYSQLPHARRRIGVVFQDPDDQLFNPTVRDELLFALDQLGLSSKEKEERVARVSAQLGIEDLLERPVHALSFGEKRRVAIASILVYDPEVVLFDEPTANLDARSVKLLLDTICELRRERKAVLVATHDVELVSRVADRVFVLYDGRITWSGSPPIPREILEDASLSNSVGGCAE, encoded by the coding sequence GCGTGTGGGTCTCGTTGCCAGGCGTTGGCAGCGTGCTCAAGGAAGTTAGCCTTGAAGTTAGGGCTGGAGAGATAACCGGGCTCTTGGGACCCAACGGCGCAGGTAAGACTACTTTAATCTTGGCAATGGCCGGGCTCTTGAAGATTGAGAGGGGCAGAATTCTCTTAGACGGCAGGGATCTCTACAGCCAGCTACCCCACGCGAGGAGGAGGATAGGCGTGGTTTTCCAGGATCCCGACGACCAGCTCTTCAACCCTACTGTGAGAGATGAACTGCTATTCGCCCTCGACCAGCTGGGCTTATCTTCTAAGGAGAAGGAGGAGAGAGTTGCCCGCGTGAGCGCGCAGCTCGGCATTGAAGATCTGCTCGAGAGGCCTGTACACGCTCTCAGCTTCGGGGAGAAGAGGAGGGTTGCGATAGCATCGATCCTCGTCTACGACCCCGAGGTGGTTCTGTTTGACGAGCCCACGGCTAACCTTGACGCTAGAAGCGTGAAGCTTCTACTCGACACTATCTGCGAGCTACGTAGAGAGCGTAAAGCCGTGCTGGTAGCTACTCATGACGTCGAGCTAGTCAGCAGGGTTGCAGACAGAGTATTCGTGCTATATGACGGGAGGATTACGTGGAGCGGTTCCCCGCCTATTCCCCGGGAAATCCTGGAGGACGCGAGTCTCAGCAACAGTGTAGGGGGGTGCGCCGAGTAG
- a CDS encoding C69 family dipeptidase: MCDTIVALGEYTRERVTIFAKNSDRDPNEAQVVEFLPRKRHSEEYVKCTYIEVPQVDETYAAVISRPWWMWGAEMGVNEYSVAIGNEAVFTKEQYAKTGLTGMDLLRLALERARTAREALGVITQLLEEYGQGGSCRKDRKFYYHNSFIIADPREAWVLETAGRYWVAERVKDVRSISNALSIHERWDLESESLREYMKTRGIEKLDFARHFSDFLYTKVAKGVYRQRFTQALLEASKGEIDFWKVSRLMRSHAGDGNYSPARGSMRDICMHAGGLTRPSQTANSMIALLYERTPIVFVTATSSPCISLYKPVFLESGVPDLGSSPTDRYDPQSYWWAHELLHRRLLVSYPRYADAIMREIEEAERELYEQAIRLREEFLAGRASREDLASLSRRAFEIGAEIDRKWAGLVRRERSLNPLFEWYWYRENRRAGVSV; this comes from the coding sequence ATGTGCGATACTATTGTAGCACTAGGCGAGTATACTAGGGAGAGAGTAACAATATTTGCGAAAAACAGCGATAGGGATCCTAACGAGGCGCAGGTCGTCGAGTTTCTGCCCCGCAAGAGGCACAGCGAGGAGTACGTTAAGTGTACTTATATTGAAGTCCCCCAGGTCGACGAAACGTACGCGGCTGTCATTTCGCGGCCCTGGTGGATGTGGGGGGCTGAAATGGGCGTCAATGAGTACAGCGTCGCCATCGGGAACGAGGCAGTATTCACTAAAGAGCAGTACGCGAAGACGGGGCTGACCGGCATGGATCTCCTACGCCTCGCCCTGGAGCGTGCTAGAACAGCGAGAGAGGCACTCGGCGTGATTACCCAGCTCTTGGAGGAGTACGGGCAGGGTGGCAGCTGCAGGAAGGACAGAAAGTTCTACTACCACAACTCCTTCATAATCGCGGATCCACGGGAAGCGTGGGTTCTCGAGACAGCAGGGAGGTACTGGGTCGCCGAGAGAGTGAAGGACGTGAGGAGCATCTCGAACGCTCTATCGATACACGAGAGGTGGGATCTCGAGAGCGAGAGCCTGCGCGAATACATGAAGACACGTGGAATAGAGAAGCTGGACTTCGCGAGACACTTCTCAGACTTTCTGTACACCAAGGTAGCTAAAGGTGTCTACAGACAGAGGTTTACGCAGGCCCTACTGGAGGCTAGCAAGGGCGAGATCGACTTCTGGAAAGTCAGCAGGTTAATGAGGAGCCATGCAGGAGACGGGAACTACTCGCCTGCCCGCGGCTCTATGCGCGACATATGCATGCACGCCGGGGGCTTAACGCGGCCAAGCCAGACGGCAAACTCTATGATTGCACTGCTCTACGAGAGAACGCCAATAGTCTTCGTAACTGCTACAAGCTCCCCGTGCATATCCCTCTACAAGCCGGTTTTCCTCGAGTCGGGAGTCCCGGACTTGGGTTCTAGCCCGACAGACAGGTATGACCCCCAGAGCTACTGGTGGGCCCACGAGCTACTTCACAGGAGGCTACTAGTGTCGTATCCAAGGTACGCCGATGCCATAATGAGGGAGATTGAAGAGGCCGAGAGGGAGCTCTACGAGCAGGCTATACGTCTCCGGGAGGAGTTCCTGGCTGGAAGGGCTTCAAGGGAAGACCTGGCCAGCCTGTCCAGGCGGGCGTTCGAGATAGGAGCCGAGATAGACAGGAAGTGGGCTGGACTAGTCCGACGCGAGAGGAGCCTAAACCCCCTTTTCGAGTGGTACTGGTATAGGGAGAACCGCAGGGCAGGTGTGAGCGTCTAG
- the tmk gene encoding dTMP kinase: MSDDVKDRVFCPSCGDYVRPRVVRTLTLSGEVIIEYYCPKHGLVETQKKQLALPQRRVTPGGLYIVFEGIDGSGKTTQAVILYDYLLKKGFDVVLVREPWVKAIKDFLYKHDLDPDAEAYLFAADRIILQKEVVLPSLEAGKIVLSDRSVFASLAYQVARGLPEEFILAINRSIRLPDVVVLLDVTPEEAHRRLKARGEVTRFEDPGFMAKVRERYLQLAKDYDDIFLVVDGNRPIQEVHREILSRLKERLSGRVKLD; this comes from the coding sequence ATGTCCGACGACGTTAAAGACAGAGTGTTCTGTCCCTCATGTGGGGACTACGTAAGACCACGGGTTGTCCGCACACTAACGCTCAGCGGAGAAGTCATCATCGAGTACTACTGCCCGAAACATGGCCTCGTCGAAACGCAGAAGAAGCAACTCGCACTACCCCAGAGGCGGGTAACGCCAGGAGGGCTTTACATCGTCTTCGAGGGCATTGACGGTAGCGGCAAGACAACACAGGCAGTCATTCTCTACGACTACCTGTTGAAGAAGGGCTTCGACGTGGTGCTAGTCAGGGAGCCGTGGGTCAAGGCAATCAAGGACTTCCTCTACAAGCACGACCTAGATCCCGACGCCGAGGCCTACCTCTTCGCCGCCGACAGGATAATCCTGCAGAAGGAAGTCGTGCTGCCGTCCCTAGAAGCCGGCAAGATAGTGCTCTCCGACCGATCTGTGTTCGCCAGCCTCGCGTACCAGGTTGCGAGGGGGTTGCCCGAAGAGTTCATCCTCGCTATAAACAGGTCTATACGGTTGCCTGACGTGGTTGTACTGCTGGACGTGACCCCAGAGGAGGCCCACAGGAGGCTAAAGGCTAGAGGCGAGGTGACGCGATTCGAGGATCCAGGCTTCATGGCCAAGGTGCGTGAAAGGTACCTCCAGCTAGCTAAAGACTACGACGACATATTCCTCGTAGTAGACGGCAACAGACCAATACAAGAGGTTCACAGAGAGATTCTCTCAAGGCTTAAAGAACGACTCTCAGGGAGGGTTAAGCTCGATTGA
- a CDS encoding Gfo/Idh/MocA family oxidoreductase, whose translation MKRVGVAVAGLGRIGRVHAEILSYRVENARLVAVMDVVEDLARSTAEKLKVKAYTDYDKLLRDGEVDAVFVTTPTYLHHDMIVRALEAGKHVFTEKPITVTVDEAVDVVRKAEKAGLKLMVGYMRRFDAAYEEARRRILSGEIGRPVAFLNIARDPGAPPGWAQDPKLSGGIFLDMLSHDFDMARFLVGSEVRKVYVSGAAVLYDEIRAKGDLDLVNVNFEFENGVYGVLHGSRKSVFGYDLRTEVLGTEGTVYVGSHVDPNLAIGVKSGVVFRGVQWFWARFYDAYVREDQAFIDSILNDTHPPISGLDGLRVVEIAEACWKSVREGRPVDVERRT comes from the coding sequence TTGAAGAGAGTCGGTGTGGCTGTAGCAGGCCTCGGCAGGATCGGCAGAGTCCACGCGGAGATTCTCTCCTACAGAGTTGAGAATGCGAGGCTGGTCGCTGTAATGGACGTCGTAGAGGATCTTGCTAGGTCTACGGCCGAGAAGCTCAAGGTTAAGGCGTACACTGACTACGACAAGTTGCTGAGAGACGGGGAAGTCGACGCTGTCTTTGTCACTACTCCTACCTACCTGCACCACGACATGATTGTTAGAGCGCTGGAGGCCGGGAAGCACGTTTTCACAGAGAAGCCTATAACCGTAACGGTAGACGAGGCAGTAGACGTAGTGAGGAAGGCCGAGAAGGCTGGGCTTAAACTGATGGTCGGGTACATGAGGCGGTTCGACGCCGCCTACGAGGAAGCCAGGAGGAGGATTTTGAGCGGCGAGATAGGCAGGCCCGTCGCGTTCCTCAACATCGCGCGCGACCCGGGTGCTCCGCCGGGCTGGGCCCAAGACCCGAAGCTGAGCGGCGGGATATTCCTGGACATGCTTAGCCACGACTTCGACATGGCCAGGTTCCTGGTAGGTAGCGAGGTTAGGAAAGTATACGTCTCGGGGGCAGCAGTCCTCTACGACGAGATTAGGGCTAAGGGTGACCTCGACCTAGTCAACGTGAACTTCGAGTTTGAAAACGGCGTCTACGGCGTCTTGCACGGTAGCAGGAAGAGCGTCTTCGGCTACGATCTGCGAACTGAGGTTTTGGGCACCGAGGGGACAGTTTATGTGGGCAGCCACGTGGATCCAAACCTGGCTATTGGCGTGAAGAGTGGAGTCGTATTCAGGGGTGTGCAGTGGTTCTGGGCGAGGTTCTACGACGCCTACGTGCGAGAGGATCAAGCGTTCATCGACTCCATACTCAACGACACGCACCCGCCGATCTCGGGGCTAGACGGGCTGAGGGTTGTCGAAATAGCGGAGGCTTGCTGGAAGAGCGTGCGTGAAGGCAGGCCTGTCGACGTCGAGAGGAGAACTTAG
- a CDS encoding DUF488 domain-containing protein, with product MQPRSREACGSRIEGNARVIYTVGHSSRSLEELLSILEKYGVEAVVDVRRWPVSSKYPHFNSESLKKSLESRGYGYVWLGRELGGYREGGYERYMETEEFKRGLRALEELALERVVAVLCAERLWFKCHRRFIADALVKDGFKVVHIVEVGRAYEHKRRS from the coding sequence GTGCAACCCCGGAGTAGAGAGGCTTGCGGGTCGCGGATAGAGGGGAACGCCAGAGTTATCTACACTGTTGGGCATAGTAGCAGGAGCTTAGAAGAGTTACTCTCTATTCTCGAGAAGTACGGCGTGGAGGCCGTGGTGGACGTACGCCGCTGGCCTGTCTCTTCGAAGTACCCGCATTTCAACTCAGAGAGCCTGAAGAAGTCTCTCGAGAGCCGGGGCTACGGCTACGTGTGGCTTGGGAGAGAGCTGGGAGGCTACCGGGAGGGGGGTTATGAGCGGTACATGGAGACAGAAGAGTTCAAGAGGGGGTTGAGGGCCCTCGAGGAGCTGGCCCTTGAAAGGGTTGTTGCTGTGCTGTGCGCCGAGAGGCTCTGGTTCAAGTGCCATAGGCGGTTCATAGCGGATGCACTGGTGAAGGACGGGTTCAAGGTGGTTCATATAGTGGAGGTCGGGCGTGCCTATGAGCACAAGAGGAGGAGTTGA
- a CDS encoding thiamine-phosphate synthase family protein, with amino-acid sequence MKLGKIPLNELLGTLREVGIAPSLDANTVEGDLVASTNPAVGVPLEALGFFAFHYSASNVAVAHAQPLYAFLSLTMPPTSTDEEASLVIKAFADECRRYGVKLVGGHTARYEGIEYPLAVSTVIGRRVRDRKPPSTGDSIYALGVVGAEAAWLLGSEVPLREMTPLDYALLLQRVPEVKFMHDVSEGGVLGALLEVSHFYGLQIEVQADGIKVYPGLPPELDPLTAPTYGVLLAFTDEPAKLEAVCNDGNIACARIGYVKQEGVGVVYKSSVYVEPLPSPLVELYNPYTPGEFELAQVELAARSLLKTPGFEQLVPEVGSNIAFARTRPEKPEDVAAIEGRIVRTPRGLRVCGRVAYGASRHLARVLIEASKLDPRLRSAINLRPDPLFLEALRSMGIVPVVVSGVHSECPVSYAIASGARGVAFYYSNVPNLEPSLVILAETPTALVEIIREALNRRKTLSSPEPPNTR; translated from the coding sequence ATGAAGCTTGGAAAAATCCCACTAAACGAGCTGCTCGGAACCCTCAGGGAAGTAGGAATAGCTCCCAGCTTAGACGCCAACACTGTTGAAGGAGACCTCGTAGCATCAACAAACCCCGCGGTAGGAGTCCCCCTAGAAGCCCTCGGCTTCTTCGCGTTCCACTACTCTGCCTCCAACGTCGCCGTGGCACACGCTCAACCGCTCTACGCGTTTCTAAGCCTGACGATGCCCCCTACTTCCACCGATGAGGAGGCGAGCCTGGTCATAAAAGCGTTTGCAGACGAGTGCAGGCGGTACGGAGTTAAGCTCGTTGGTGGCCACACAGCCCGGTACGAGGGCATAGAGTACCCCCTGGCCGTCTCAACAGTGATTGGTAGGAGGGTGCGCGACCGTAAGCCGCCGAGCACAGGTGACTCTATATACGCCCTGGGGGTTGTCGGGGCCGAGGCAGCCTGGCTCCTCGGCAGTGAGGTTCCTCTGAGAGAGATGACCCCGCTGGACTATGCCCTCTTGCTCCAGAGAGTCCCCGAGGTTAAGTTCATGCACGACGTCTCGGAGGGCGGCGTGCTCGGGGCTCTACTCGAGGTTAGCCACTTCTACGGCCTACAGATCGAAGTTCAAGCTGACGGGATTAAGGTCTACCCCGGGCTACCACCAGAGCTAGACCCCCTTACTGCCCCAACGTACGGCGTGCTACTCGCATTCACCGACGAGCCAGCAAAACTCGAGGCTGTTTGTAACGACGGCAACATTGCGTGCGCCAGGATCGGCTACGTTAAACAGGAGGGCGTCGGGGTGGTCTACAAGTCGTCGGTCTACGTGGAACCGCTGCCAAGCCCCCTCGTTGAACTCTACAACCCGTACACGCCAGGGGAATTTGAGCTAGCGCAAGTCGAGCTCGCGGCTAGGAGCCTCCTAAAGACGCCCGGCTTTGAGCAGTTAGTGCCGGAGGTCGGGTCGAATATAGCCTTTGCGAGGACAAGGCCCGAGAAACCAGAGGATGTAGCCGCAATCGAGGGCAGGATAGTGAGGACGCCCCGTGGATTGAGAGTGTGCGGCAGAGTTGCTTACGGCGCTTCGAGGCACCTGGCAAGAGTCCTCATCGAAGCCTCGAAGCTCGACCCAAGGCTACGCTCCGCGATAAACCTGAGGCCTGACCCCCTGTTCCTGGAAGCCCTAAGGAGCATGGGCATAGTGCCCGTTGTCGTCTCGGGCGTGCACTCTGAGTGCCCAGTAAGCTACGCTATAGCTAGTGGGGCGAGAGGAGTAGCGTTCTACTACTCCAACGTGCCCAATCTGGAGCCCTCCCTCGTTATTCTAGCGGAGACGCCCACGGCCCTCGTCGAGATAATAAGGGAGGCTTTGAACCGGAGGAAGACTTTATCAAGCCCCGAGCCACCTAATACACGATGA
- a CDS encoding phospholipase D-like domain-containing protein, with translation MPGARRSSTGSILVLVLLLSGLAFLAGLYLGSKYQAPAPLEAPATYAGVRVKIINDRDYYPTLLDLLSKANKSIYIAMFEFKSDTDEISRIVEILISKAKRGVDVKVVLENTIDVNELTYRRLLDNGVSVRFDTRAKTTHAKLVIVDGRYVIVGSHNWSYMAMMRNHEASVLIDNPEIAAADASYFMSIWRGE, from the coding sequence ATGCCGGGAGCTCGTCGCTCGTCCACAGGCTCGATACTAGTACTGGTGCTGTTACTTTCGGGTTTAGCGTTTCTAGCCGGCCTCTACCTCGGGAGCAAGTACCAGGCTCCCGCACCGCTAGAGGCCCCAGCAACGTATGCCGGAGTAAGAGTAAAAATAATAAATGATAGAGACTACTACCCCACTCTCTTGGATCTTCTCTCAAAGGCTAACAAGTCAATATACATTGCAATGTTCGAGTTTAAGAGCGACACTGACGAAATATCGAGAATAGTGGAGATCCTCATATCAAAGGCTAAGAGAGGGGTTGACGTGAAGGTAGTCCTAGAGAACACTATTGACGTGAACGAGCTCACCTATCGCAGGCTCCTGGACAACGGGGTCTCTGTGAGGTTCGACACTAGGGCTAAGACGACTCACGCCAAGCTGGTGATAGTAGACGGGAGGTACGTGATAGTAGGCTCACATAACTGGAGCTACATGGCGATGATGCGCAACCACGAGGCAAGTGTCCTCATCGACAACCCGGAAATCGCGGCTGCTGATGCATCGTACTTCATGTCGATATGGCGGGGTGAGTAG